The Malus domestica chromosome 13, GDT2T_hap1 genome includes a window with the following:
- the LOC103452081 gene encoding putative ABC transporter C family member 15 isoform X2: protein MDISLEIVNVAFFVVLLTWVLLDITRGRRNGSQTGLRYRAEDRGCKFSDLVTFSANALISSFYLGFGIYEYWGGGIVSCKSIFSGMTWVFATVITVYSMNYRTHSEAKRWPLVLGFWWIFSCVFYSLSVCFYLVAHFQSYNFPHIFPKANLVDFASFPLSILLCFCAFSFVQKSNDLKHPLLEKENEIPSQESDTFTNAGIWSKVTFQWLNPLFKRGRIQKLELPHIPSVPPSEKAEYASCLLDELLTKQKMEDSSLPNSIMRAVRISLSVNGVFAGANTAASYIGPFLITNFVNYLLEKQDNSSIRHGLILALVFFVAKTLESLSQRQWYFGAHVIGVRVRAALTVLIYKKSISIKYSGPSNGKIINLINVDVERIGDFCWYIHGVWLLPLQVFLALAILYRNLGAAPSAAALLSTILVMVCNIPFANGQKRLHSKIMEAKDSRIKITSEILKSMRVLKLHSWESTFLKKLLQLRETERDWLKRYLYTCSAVAFLFWASPTLVSVTTFGVCIILNTPLTVGTVLSALATFRILQEPIYNLPELISMIMQTKVSIDRIQEFIKEDQMKLNPCHTSKTSNVMIVIGKGEYEWKRSNQNLKKPTIRITEKIKIPKGYKVAVCGCVGSGKSSLLLSILGEIPKISGPGAKVYGTKAYVPQSAWIQTGTDVKMWANGDLTVVGERGMNLSGGQKQRIQLARAVYSDSDVYILDDPFSAVDAHTGTHLFKKCLLQHLSQKTVIYATNQLEFLEAADLVLVIKDGQISQSGKYEDLIVDPNSELVRQMSAHKKSFEQVNTCQQDDSCNSRPHQVNLIEVSEEKEPFNNGNLSEKSHEEEAVTGRVKWHVYSSFVTSAYRGALVPVILLCQILFQGLQMGSNYWIAWAADKESRVSKQRLIWVFALLSGGSSIFILGRAVFLATIAIQTSQRLFLGMITSVFRAPISFFDSTPSSRILNRSSTDQSTVDMDIPYRLAGLIFALIQLISIIILMSQVAWQVFILFLVVLALSGWYQAYYITTARELARMVGIRKAPILHHFSESVTGAGTIRCFNQEDRFLKKIMALIDDYSRVAFHNYGTMEWLSVRTNFLFNLVYFLLLIILVSLPRSAIDPSLAGLAATYGLNLNVLQAWVIWNMCNVENKMISVERILQFTDIPSEAPLVIEDCRPAPEWPMAGRIELENLHVQYNPALPTILKGITCTFPEMKKIGIVGRTGSGKSTLIQALFRVVEPSGGRILIDGVDISKIGLQDLRSRLGIIPQDPTLFQGTVRTNLDPLQQHSDQEIWEVINQCGLAEIVRQDQRLLDAPVDEDGENWSVGQRQLVCLARVLLKKKKILVLDEATASIDTATDIVIQETITKETSGCTVITVAHRIPTIIDNDLVLVLDEGKVLEYDSPARLLEDSSSAFSKLVAEFLRRSSKRNC from the exons ATGGATATCTCTCTGGAGATCGTGAATGTAGCGTTTTTCGTAGTGTTATTGACGTGGGTTTTGCTTGATATTACGAGGGGAAGAAGAAATGGTAGCCAAACAGGTTTGAGATATAGAGCAGAAGATAGAGGGTGTAAATTTTCTGATTTGGTCACCTTTTCTGCAAATGCTTTAATCTCAAGTTTTTACCTTGGTTTTGGGATTTATGAGTATTGGGGTGGTGGAATTGTAAGCTGTAAATCCATCTTCTCAGGCATGACTTGGGTTTTTGCCACAGTAATTACAGTTTACTCAATGAATTACAGAACTCACAGTGAGGCAAAAAGGTGGCCTTTGGTCCTCGGTTTCTGGTGGATATTTTCCTGCGTTTTTTACTCACTTTCTGTGTGCTTTTACCTCGTTGCTCACTTCCAATCCTACAATTTCCCACATATTTTCCCAAAGGCTAATTTAGTCGATTTCGCTTCGTTTCCTTTGTCAATACTGCTTTGTTTTTGTGCTTTTAGTTTTGTTCAGAAAAGCAATGACCTTAAACACCCATTGCTTGAGAAGGAAAATGAAATTCCCTCCCAAGAGAGTGATACTTTTACCAATGCTGGAATTTGGAGTAAGGTTACGTTTCAATGGCTGAACCCGCTTTTCAAACGAGGTCGAATCCAAAAGCTGGAATTGCCTCATATTCCATCTGTTCCTCCCTCCGAAAAAGCAGAATACGCGTCCTGTTTGCTCGATGAATTGCTGACGAAACAGAAGATGGAGGATTCTTCGTTGCCAAACTCCATAATGCGGGCAGTGCGAATATCATTATCCGTTAACGGTGTTTTTGCAG gAGCCAATACGGCTGCATCATATATAGGTCCTTTTCTGATTACAAATTTCGTAAATTATTTACTCGAAAAGCAAGACAATTCAAGCATCCGGCATGGACTGATTCTTGCGTTAGTATTTTTCGTTGCTAAGACATTGGAATCATTGAGTCAAAGACAGTGGTATTTTGGTGCTCACGTAATTGGTGTACGAGTACGAGCAGCCCTCACTGTGTTGATTTACAAGAAATCTATTTCCATCAAGTATTCCGGTCCAAGCAATggtaaaattattaatttgatcAATGTGGATGTTGAAAGAATAGGAGACTTCTGCTGGTACATTCATGGCGTTTGGTTGCTCCCGCTTCAGGTATTCTTAGCCTTGGCTATCCTTTACAGGAATCTTGGTGCAGCACCCTCTGCTGCGGCACTTCTTTCCACAATATTGGTCATGGTATGCAACATACCGTTTGCTAATGGGCAAAAAAGGCTTCACTCCAAGATCATGGAAGCGAAGGATTCAAGAATCAAAATAACATCGGAGATTCTGAAGAGCATGAGGGTATTAAAGCTACATTCATGGGAGTCCACATTCTTGAAGAAGCTGCTTCAACTCAGGGAAACAGAGAGGGATTGGCTGAAGAGATACCTTTATACATGCTCGGCGGTGGCCTTTCTCTTCTGGGCTTCACCTACTCTAGTTTCAGTTACCACTTTTGGTGTTTGCATTATACTAAACACACCGTTAACAGTAGGTACTGTATTGTCCGCTTTAGCTACTTTCAGAATTCTACAAGAGCCTATCTACAACCTGCCAGAGCTCATTTCCATGATTATGCAGACAAAGGTATCGATTGATCGTATccaagaattcatcaaagaagatcaaatgaagcTGAATCCTTGCCatacttcaaaaacgtccaatGTCATGATTGTTATTGGGAAGGGAGAGTATGAGTGGAAAAGAAgcaatcaaaacttaaagaaaCCTACAATCAGAATTacggagaaaataaaaataccaaAGGGATACAAGGTGGCAGTTTGTGGCTGTGTTGGTTCTGGCAAGTCAAGCCTACTATTGAGTATACTTGGTGAGATTCCCAAAATTTCTGGGCCAGGAGCAAAAGTGTATGGAACAAAAGCTTATGTTCCACAAAGTGCTTGGATTCAGACTGGAACG GATGTCAAGATGTGGGCAAATGGAGATTTGACTGTAGTGGGGGAGAGAGGGATGAACCTAAGCGGGGGACAAAAGCAAAGAATTCAACTTGCGCGAGCTGTGTATAGCGATTCAGATGTTTATATTTTGGACGATCCTTTcagtgctgttgatgcacaTACCGGAACACACCTGTTTAAG AAATGTCTCTTGCAACATTTGTCTCAGAAGACTGTTATCTATGCTACCAACCAATTAGAATTTTTAGAGGCAGCAGACCTTGTCTTG GTAATTAAAGATGGTCAAATTTCTCAGTCTGGAAAATATGAAGATTTAATTGTGGATCCCAACAGTGAACTTGTCAGACAAATGTCTGCACATAAAAAGTCATTTGAACAGGTTAACACATGCCAACAAGATGATTCCTGTAACAGCAGACCTCATCAAGTTAATCTAATAGAGGTTTCGGAAGAAAAGGAGCCTTTTAACAACGGCAACCTTTCAGAAAAAAGTCATGAAGAAGAAGCGGTAACTGGTCGAGTAAAATGGCATGTTTACTCATCATTTGTCACTTCTGCTTATAGAGGTGCTCTTGTCCCGGTCATCCTTCTCTGTCAAATCCTCTTCCAGGGATTACAAATGGGCAGCAATTACTGGATTGCTTGGGCAGCGGATAAAGAATCCAGGGTCAGCAAACAACGGTTGATTTGGGTATTTGCTCTGTTGTCTGGTGGGAGTTCCATCTTCATATTGGGAAGGGCAGTTTTTCTGGCAACTATTGCTATTCAGACTTCTCAGCGTCTCTTCCTAGGAATGATTACTTCAGTTTTCCGAGCACCAATTTCATTTTTCGACTCCACACCTTCTAGTCGAATCCTCAATAGG TCTTCCACGGATCAAAGCACAGTAGACATGGATATTCCATACAGATTAGCTGGATTAATATTTGCCCTCATCCAGCTAATAAGCATCATCATCCTTATGTCTCAAGTGGCCTGGCAAGTCTTCATTCTTTTCCTTGTCGTTCTTGCACTCTCCGGCTGGTATCAA GCTTATTACATTACCACAGCCAGAGAACTCGCCAGGATGGTCGGAATTCGAAAGGCTCCAATTCTCCATCACTTTTCAGAATCAGTAACAGGGGCAGGAACAATTCGGTGTTTCAATCAAGAAGACCGtttcttgaaaaaaataatGGCCCTGATCGATGATTATTCCCGCGTAGCCTTTCACAATTATGGCACTATGGAATGGCTATCTGTTCGGACAAACTTTCTGTTCAACCTTGTCTACTTTCTACTTCTTATCATCTTGGTGAGCTTGCCTAGGTCTGCCATTGACCCTA GTTTGGCTGGACTGGCAGCTACCTACGGTTTGAACCTAAATGTCCTTCAGGCTTGGGTAATATGGAATATGTGCAATGTAGAAAACAAAATGATATCGGTCGAGCGAATTCTTCAATTCACAGATATACCAAGTGAGGCACCGCTAGTGATTGAAGATTGTAGACCGGCGCCTGAATGGCCTATGGCTGGCAGAATTGAACTTGAAAACCTTCATGTGCAATATAATCCAGCTCTCCCAACCATTCTCAAAGGGATCACTTGCACCTTCCCTGAAATGAAGAAAATAGGAATTGTGGGCAGGACAGGGAGTGGAAAATCCACTCTAATCCAAGCTCTCTTCAGAGTAGTAGAACCCTCGGGAGGACGGATTCTTATCGATGGTGTTGATATATCTAAGATAGGTCTGCAGGACTTGAGGTCAAGGTTGGGCATAATTCCACAAGACCCGACATTATTTCAGGGAACCGTGAGGACCAATCTGGATCCTTTGCAACAACATTCTGATCAAGAGATATGGGAG GTTATCAATCAATGTGGACTGGCGGAGATTGTTAGGCAGGACCAAAGGCTTCTTGATGCTCCTG TTGATGAAGATGGAGAAAACTGGAGTGTTGGACAAAGGCAGCTTGTGTGCCTCGCTCGAGTGCtcttaaagaaaaagaaaattcttGTGTTGGATGAGGCTACAGCTTCTATCGATACAGCAACAGATATTGTAATCCAGGAGACAATAACGAAAGAAACGAGTGGATGCACCGTGATCACTGTGGCTCACCGGATTCCTACTATTATTGACAACGACTTGGTTCTAGTTCTTGATGAAG GCAAGGTTTTGGAGTATGATTCTCCAGCTCGGTTACTTGAGGATAGTTCTTCGGCATTCTCCAAGTTAGTGGCAGAATTCTTGAGGAGATCTTCCAAGCGCAACTGCTAA
- the LOC103452081 gene encoding putative ABC transporter C family member 15 isoform X1, translating to MDISLEIVNVAFFVVLLTWVLLDITRGRRNGSQTGLRYRAEDRGCKFSDLVTFSANALISSFYLGFGIYEYWGGGIVSCKSIFSGMTWVFATVITVYSMNYRTHSEAKRWPLVLGFWWIFSCVFYSLSVCFYLVAHFQSYNFPHIFPKANLVDFASFPLSILLCFCAFSFVQKSNDLKHPLLEKENEIPSQESDTFTNAGIWSKVTFQWLNPLFKRGRIQKLELPHIPSVPPSEKAEYASCLLDELLTKQKMEDSSLPNSIMRAVRISLSVNGVFAGANTAASYIGPFLITNFVNYLLEKQDNSSIRHGLILALVFFVAKTLESLSQRQWYFGAHVIGVRVRAALTVLIYKKSISIKYSGPSNGKIINLINVDVERIGDFCWYIHGVWLLPLQVFLALAILYRNLGAAPSAAALLSTILVMVCNIPFANGQKRLHSKIMEAKDSRIKITSEILKSMRVLKLHSWESTFLKKLLQLRETERDWLKRYLYTCSAVAFLFWASPTLVSVTTFGVCIILNTPLTVGTVLSALATFRILQEPIYNLPELISMIMQTKVSIDRIQEFIKEDQMKLNPCHTSKTSNVMIVIGKGEYEWKRSNQNLKKPTIRITEKIKIPKGYKVAVCGCVGSGKSSLLLSILGEIPKISGPGAKVYGTKAYVPQSAWIQTGTVRENVLFGKKMNRGFYEVVLEICALDQDVKMWANGDLTVVGERGMNLSGGQKQRIQLARAVYSDSDVYILDDPFSAVDAHTGTHLFKKCLLQHLSQKTVIYATNQLEFLEAADLVLVIKDGQISQSGKYEDLIVDPNSELVRQMSAHKKSFEQVNTCQQDDSCNSRPHQVNLIEVSEEKEPFNNGNLSEKSHEEEAVTGRVKWHVYSSFVTSAYRGALVPVILLCQILFQGLQMGSNYWIAWAADKESRVSKQRLIWVFALLSGGSSIFILGRAVFLATIAIQTSQRLFLGMITSVFRAPISFFDSTPSSRILNRSSTDQSTVDMDIPYRLAGLIFALIQLISIIILMSQVAWQVFILFLVVLALSGWYQAYYITTARELARMVGIRKAPILHHFSESVTGAGTIRCFNQEDRFLKKIMALIDDYSRVAFHNYGTMEWLSVRTNFLFNLVYFLLLIILVSLPRSAIDPSLAGLAATYGLNLNVLQAWVIWNMCNVENKMISVERILQFTDIPSEAPLVIEDCRPAPEWPMAGRIELENLHVQYNPALPTILKGITCTFPEMKKIGIVGRTGSGKSTLIQALFRVVEPSGGRILIDGVDISKIGLQDLRSRLGIIPQDPTLFQGTVRTNLDPLQQHSDQEIWEVINQCGLAEIVRQDQRLLDAPVDEDGENWSVGQRQLVCLARVLLKKKKILVLDEATASIDTATDIVIQETITKETSGCTVITVAHRIPTIIDNDLVLVLDEGKVLEYDSPARLLEDSSSAFSKLVAEFLRRSSKRNC from the exons ATGGATATCTCTCTGGAGATCGTGAATGTAGCGTTTTTCGTAGTGTTATTGACGTGGGTTTTGCTTGATATTACGAGGGGAAGAAGAAATGGTAGCCAAACAGGTTTGAGATATAGAGCAGAAGATAGAGGGTGTAAATTTTCTGATTTGGTCACCTTTTCTGCAAATGCTTTAATCTCAAGTTTTTACCTTGGTTTTGGGATTTATGAGTATTGGGGTGGTGGAATTGTAAGCTGTAAATCCATCTTCTCAGGCATGACTTGGGTTTTTGCCACAGTAATTACAGTTTACTCAATGAATTACAGAACTCACAGTGAGGCAAAAAGGTGGCCTTTGGTCCTCGGTTTCTGGTGGATATTTTCCTGCGTTTTTTACTCACTTTCTGTGTGCTTTTACCTCGTTGCTCACTTCCAATCCTACAATTTCCCACATATTTTCCCAAAGGCTAATTTAGTCGATTTCGCTTCGTTTCCTTTGTCAATACTGCTTTGTTTTTGTGCTTTTAGTTTTGTTCAGAAAAGCAATGACCTTAAACACCCATTGCTTGAGAAGGAAAATGAAATTCCCTCCCAAGAGAGTGATACTTTTACCAATGCTGGAATTTGGAGTAAGGTTACGTTTCAATGGCTGAACCCGCTTTTCAAACGAGGTCGAATCCAAAAGCTGGAATTGCCTCATATTCCATCTGTTCCTCCCTCCGAAAAAGCAGAATACGCGTCCTGTTTGCTCGATGAATTGCTGACGAAACAGAAGATGGAGGATTCTTCGTTGCCAAACTCCATAATGCGGGCAGTGCGAATATCATTATCCGTTAACGGTGTTTTTGCAG gAGCCAATACGGCTGCATCATATATAGGTCCTTTTCTGATTACAAATTTCGTAAATTATTTACTCGAAAAGCAAGACAATTCAAGCATCCGGCATGGACTGATTCTTGCGTTAGTATTTTTCGTTGCTAAGACATTGGAATCATTGAGTCAAAGACAGTGGTATTTTGGTGCTCACGTAATTGGTGTACGAGTACGAGCAGCCCTCACTGTGTTGATTTACAAGAAATCTATTTCCATCAAGTATTCCGGTCCAAGCAATggtaaaattattaatttgatcAATGTGGATGTTGAAAGAATAGGAGACTTCTGCTGGTACATTCATGGCGTTTGGTTGCTCCCGCTTCAGGTATTCTTAGCCTTGGCTATCCTTTACAGGAATCTTGGTGCAGCACCCTCTGCTGCGGCACTTCTTTCCACAATATTGGTCATGGTATGCAACATACCGTTTGCTAATGGGCAAAAAAGGCTTCACTCCAAGATCATGGAAGCGAAGGATTCAAGAATCAAAATAACATCGGAGATTCTGAAGAGCATGAGGGTATTAAAGCTACATTCATGGGAGTCCACATTCTTGAAGAAGCTGCTTCAACTCAGGGAAACAGAGAGGGATTGGCTGAAGAGATACCTTTATACATGCTCGGCGGTGGCCTTTCTCTTCTGGGCTTCACCTACTCTAGTTTCAGTTACCACTTTTGGTGTTTGCATTATACTAAACACACCGTTAACAGTAGGTACTGTATTGTCCGCTTTAGCTACTTTCAGAATTCTACAAGAGCCTATCTACAACCTGCCAGAGCTCATTTCCATGATTATGCAGACAAAGGTATCGATTGATCGTATccaagaattcatcaaagaagatcaaatgaagcTGAATCCTTGCCatacttcaaaaacgtccaatGTCATGATTGTTATTGGGAAGGGAGAGTATGAGTGGAAAAGAAgcaatcaaaacttaaagaaaCCTACAATCAGAATTacggagaaaataaaaataccaaAGGGATACAAGGTGGCAGTTTGTGGCTGTGTTGGTTCTGGCAAGTCAAGCCTACTATTGAGTATACTTGGTGAGATTCCCAAAATTTCTGGGCCAGGAGCAAAAGTGTATGGAACAAAAGCTTATGTTCCACAAAGTGCTTGGATTCAGACTGGAACGGTAAGGGAGAATGTATTATTTGGCAAGAAAATGAATAGGGGTTTTTATGAGGTTGTTTTGGAAATTTGTGCCTTGGACCAGGATGTCAAGATGTGGGCAAATGGAGATTTGACTGTAGTGGGGGAGAGAGGGATGAACCTAAGCGGGGGACAAAAGCAAAGAATTCAACTTGCGCGAGCTGTGTATAGCGATTCAGATGTTTATATTTTGGACGATCCTTTcagtgctgttgatgcacaTACCGGAACACACCTGTTTAAG AAATGTCTCTTGCAACATTTGTCTCAGAAGACTGTTATCTATGCTACCAACCAATTAGAATTTTTAGAGGCAGCAGACCTTGTCTTG GTAATTAAAGATGGTCAAATTTCTCAGTCTGGAAAATATGAAGATTTAATTGTGGATCCCAACAGTGAACTTGTCAGACAAATGTCTGCACATAAAAAGTCATTTGAACAGGTTAACACATGCCAACAAGATGATTCCTGTAACAGCAGACCTCATCAAGTTAATCTAATAGAGGTTTCGGAAGAAAAGGAGCCTTTTAACAACGGCAACCTTTCAGAAAAAAGTCATGAAGAAGAAGCGGTAACTGGTCGAGTAAAATGGCATGTTTACTCATCATTTGTCACTTCTGCTTATAGAGGTGCTCTTGTCCCGGTCATCCTTCTCTGTCAAATCCTCTTCCAGGGATTACAAATGGGCAGCAATTACTGGATTGCTTGGGCAGCGGATAAAGAATCCAGGGTCAGCAAACAACGGTTGATTTGGGTATTTGCTCTGTTGTCTGGTGGGAGTTCCATCTTCATATTGGGAAGGGCAGTTTTTCTGGCAACTATTGCTATTCAGACTTCTCAGCGTCTCTTCCTAGGAATGATTACTTCAGTTTTCCGAGCACCAATTTCATTTTTCGACTCCACACCTTCTAGTCGAATCCTCAATAGG TCTTCCACGGATCAAAGCACAGTAGACATGGATATTCCATACAGATTAGCTGGATTAATATTTGCCCTCATCCAGCTAATAAGCATCATCATCCTTATGTCTCAAGTGGCCTGGCAAGTCTTCATTCTTTTCCTTGTCGTTCTTGCACTCTCCGGCTGGTATCAA GCTTATTACATTACCACAGCCAGAGAACTCGCCAGGATGGTCGGAATTCGAAAGGCTCCAATTCTCCATCACTTTTCAGAATCAGTAACAGGGGCAGGAACAATTCGGTGTTTCAATCAAGAAGACCGtttcttgaaaaaaataatGGCCCTGATCGATGATTATTCCCGCGTAGCCTTTCACAATTATGGCACTATGGAATGGCTATCTGTTCGGACAAACTTTCTGTTCAACCTTGTCTACTTTCTACTTCTTATCATCTTGGTGAGCTTGCCTAGGTCTGCCATTGACCCTA GTTTGGCTGGACTGGCAGCTACCTACGGTTTGAACCTAAATGTCCTTCAGGCTTGGGTAATATGGAATATGTGCAATGTAGAAAACAAAATGATATCGGTCGAGCGAATTCTTCAATTCACAGATATACCAAGTGAGGCACCGCTAGTGATTGAAGATTGTAGACCGGCGCCTGAATGGCCTATGGCTGGCAGAATTGAACTTGAAAACCTTCATGTGCAATATAATCCAGCTCTCCCAACCATTCTCAAAGGGATCACTTGCACCTTCCCTGAAATGAAGAAAATAGGAATTGTGGGCAGGACAGGGAGTGGAAAATCCACTCTAATCCAAGCTCTCTTCAGAGTAGTAGAACCCTCGGGAGGACGGATTCTTATCGATGGTGTTGATATATCTAAGATAGGTCTGCAGGACTTGAGGTCAAGGTTGGGCATAATTCCACAAGACCCGACATTATTTCAGGGAACCGTGAGGACCAATCTGGATCCTTTGCAACAACATTCTGATCAAGAGATATGGGAG GTTATCAATCAATGTGGACTGGCGGAGATTGTTAGGCAGGACCAAAGGCTTCTTGATGCTCCTG TTGATGAAGATGGAGAAAACTGGAGTGTTGGACAAAGGCAGCTTGTGTGCCTCGCTCGAGTGCtcttaaagaaaaagaaaattcttGTGTTGGATGAGGCTACAGCTTCTATCGATACAGCAACAGATATTGTAATCCAGGAGACAATAACGAAAGAAACGAGTGGATGCACCGTGATCACTGTGGCTCACCGGATTCCTACTATTATTGACAACGACTTGGTTCTAGTTCTTGATGAAG GCAAGGTTTTGGAGTATGATTCTCCAGCTCGGTTACTTGAGGATAGTTCTTCGGCATTCTCCAAGTTAGTGGCAGAATTCTTGAGGAGATCTTCCAAGCGCAACTGCTAA